One segment of Cytophagales bacterium DNA contains the following:
- a CDS encoding tetratricopeptide repeat protein: protein MTMKQRTILTALVFALNFAAYLPADLSRAEGREALAQAGSQPKTDSLIAALKTATHGTTKINLLNDIAWQLKYSHPDSALTYARKALSIITVIASGEKGSFDMKGWLQKSKAKVLSTIGALYYLKGNYPKAIDHYQRSLKIAEATTDKKGEARSLNNLGLVYYSQGDYPKAIDHHQRSLKIAEVIGDKNGEAHSLNNLGNVFADQGDYPKAIDHYQRSLKIKEALGDKNGEARSLMNLGNVYYRQGDYPKAIDHHQRSLKIAEATADKNGEARSLNNLGNVYYRQGDYPKAIDHYQHALKIKEAIGDKEGEASSLTNLGILYSETGNTTAATEYCLKSLAIAREIGALFVEMETCQCLSEAYEKRSHPKSTAPLNPPKGGTIPSLLPAPFPLGSVVGKSPLWGDLGGLVGGDLSPLEAMRKALEYHKLWAIAKDSLFNKEKTKEITRLVTRYEMEKRWALEKRAEEEKVKAEAEKKARSSLVQLSVIGLVLGLVLIAILFSGRFAIPVAAAKVVVFVFIVFLFEFILVLLDPFIAKISGGNPAIQLLCNGAVALLVFPLFNFLLNRLTQKVAKVGVARRKVKRKEGNKGIG, encoded by the coding sequence ATGACTATGAAACAACGAACCATTCTCACCGCATTGGTTTTTGCTCTTAATTTTGCAGCATACCTGCCTGCCGACCTGTCCCGTGCCGAAGGCCGGGAAGCTTTAGCGCAGGCAGGCAGCCAGCCTAAAACCGACAGCTTAATAGCTGCCCTCAAAACCGCCACCCACGGTACCACAAAAATAAATCTCCTCAACGACATCGCCTGGCAATTAAAATACTCCCACCCCGACTCAGCCCTCACCTATGCCCGTAAAGCGCTCTCCATCATCACTGTCATTGCGAGCGGAGAGAAAGGTTCCTTTGATATGAAAGGTTGGCTCCAAAAGAGCAAAGCCAAAGTCCTCTCAACGATCGGGGCACTATATTACTTAAAAGGTAATTACCCCAAAGCGATTGACCATTATCAGCGCTCATTAAAAATTGCTGAAGCTACTACCGATAAAAAAGGTGAAGCCCGCAGCTTAAACAATCTCGGATTGGTTTATTACAGCCAGGGTGATTATCCAAAGGCCATTGATCATCATCAGCGCTCATTAAAAATTGCCGAAGTCATAGGTGATAAAAACGGTGAAGCCCACAGCTTAAACAATCTCGGAAATGTTTTTGCTGATCAAGGTGATTATCCAAAGGCCATTGATCATTATCAACGCTCATTAAAAATAAAAGAAGCTTTAGGCGATAAGAACGGTGAAGCCCGCAGCTTAATGAATCTCGGAAATGTTTATTACCGCCAGGGTGATTATCCAAAGGCCATTGATCATCATCAGCGCTCATTAAAAATTGCCGAAGCCACTGCCGATAAGAACGGTGAAGCCCGCAGCTTAAACAATCTCGGAAATGTTTATTACCGCCAGGGCGATTATCCAAAGGCCATTGACCATTATCAGCACGCATTAAAAATAAAAGAAGCCATAGGCGATAAGGAAGGTGAAGCCAGCAGCCTAACCAACCTAGGCATCTTGTATTCAGAAACGGGTAATACAACTGCAGCAACAGAATACTGCCTTAAAAGCTTAGCCATTGCCCGTGAGATAGGCGCCTTGTTCGTAGAAATGGAAACCTGCCAGTGTCTTTCGGAGGCGTATGAGAAGAGGAGCCATCCTAAATCCACAGCCCCCCTAAATCCCCCCAAAGGGGGGACTATTCCATCGCTTTTGCCAGCCCCTTTCCCTTTGGGAAGTGTGGTGGGAAAGTCCCCCCTTTGGGGGGATTTAGGGGGGCTGGTAGGTGGGGACTTGTCACCGCTTGAAGCCATGAGAAAAGCTTTGGAGTATCACAAGCTCTGGGCAATAGCCAAAGACTCTCTTTTCAACAAAGAAAAAACCAAAGAGATCACCCGGCTTGTCACCCGCTACGAGATGGAGAAACGCTGGGCTTTAGAAAAACGGGCAGAAGAAGAAAAAGTAAAGGCAGAAGCAGAAAAAAAAGCAAGAAGCAGCTTAGTGCAGCTCTCCGTCATCGGCCTTGTGCTCGGGCTGGTGTTGATAGCCATACTCTTTTCGGGCAGGTTTGCCATCCCTGTAGCAGCGGCAAAGGTGGTGGTTTTTGTGTTCATCGTCTTTTTGTTTGAATTCATCCTGGTGCTTTTAGACCCTTTTATAGCAAAAATTTCCGGAGGCAATCCAGCCATACAATTATTGTGCAATGGCGCAGTAGCGCTGTTAGTCTTCCCGTTGTTTAACTTTTTGCTCAACAGGCTCACGCAAAAGGTGGCGAAGGTTGGCGTAGCGAGGAGGAAGGTTAAGAGAAAAGAAGGAAATAAGGGAATAGGGTAA
- a CDS encoding leucine-rich repeat domain-containing protein, producing the protein MKKITRTVIIAILPIAWCLLPTSSKAQGKLKSAMELSMLKEYINLSDALKDPSKVYKLHLSDPLKDQVSIIAILKFKNLQYLYLDGTGLDALPPETGLLKNIQRLNIADNNIRALPESITKLKNLQTINLANNTNLNIDDALEKLSKLSTLKNIDLGANNLTLLPEGLYKFTDLEVLELNDNQLTEVPSDIQKLKSLKALYLHNNKISVVHKNISKLEELKTLDLMNNEIHKLPDEIVKLENLQWLKLKGNKLITLPAKIGELQNLHGLDLSDNQLAEYEKKRIMRIFSHNINVML; encoded by the coding sequence ATGAAAAAAATTACAAGAACAGTAATAATTGCAATATTACCTATTGCCTGGTGCCTACTGCCAACTTCTTCAAAAGCCCAGGGCAAATTAAAATCTGCTATGGAGCTATCCATGTTAAAAGAATATATCAATCTAAGCGATGCGCTGAAAGATCCATCAAAAGTATATAAATTACATCTGTCTGACCCGCTAAAAGATCAGGTAAGCATTATTGCGATTTTAAAATTTAAAAACCTGCAATATTTGTACCTGGATGGCACCGGGTTGGATGCTTTGCCTCCCGAAACAGGGTTGCTCAAAAACATTCAGAGATTAAATATTGCTGACAATAATATCAGAGCGCTTCCTGAAAGTATAACAAAATTAAAAAACCTGCAAACGATAAATCTTGCAAATAACACGAATTTGAATATTGATGATGCTTTAGAAAAGCTATCAAAACTCTCAACTCTGAAAAATATTGACCTGGGCGCTAACAACCTTACGTTGTTACCCGAAGGTTTATATAAGTTTACAGACCTGGAGGTGCTTGAATTAAATGATAACCAGCTCACAGAAGTGCCATCGGATATCCAAAAGTTAAAAAGCCTGAAAGCCCTCTATCTGCATAATAATAAAATATCAGTAGTTCACAAAAACATCAGCAAATTAGAAGAGCTTAAGACCTTAGACCTGATGAACAATGAAATTCATAAACTCCCGGATGAAATCGTTAAGCTTGAAAACCTTCAGTGGCTCAAATTGAAAGGCAATAAGCTCATTACGCTGCCTGCCAAAATAGGAGAGCTGCAAAACCTCCATGGATTAGACCTTTCAGATAATCAACTCGCAGAATATGAAAAAAAGAGAATTATGAGGATATTTTCTCATAATATTAATGTGATGCTTTAA
- a CDS encoding PIG-L family deacetylase, translated as MKHLFLIANCLLLLQLSASSQNAGELQLALKKLTVLGSVLYIAAHPDDENTRLIAWFANEKSVRTAYLSITRGDGGQNLIGNEKGPLMGVLRTNELLEARKIDGGQQFFTRAVDFGYSKSSEETFQKWEKDKILSDVVWTIRKFKPDVIITRFPATEYAGHGHHGASAMLAEEAFEKAADPEAYPEQLKYVDVWQAKRLLFNTSTWWIKDLAEKAKGSDDYIMIDVGTFNPVLGKSYSELASESRTMHKSQGFGSSKRRGSKIEYLEHVYGARAKGNILDGIDTTWNRVKEGKEIGKLLTEVLNQFDHYNPDKSIPQLAKAYKLINNISDPFWKAVKLKEIKGIIIACAGIWMEAVADDYSASSSDDVIVTASIVNRSNTKIILDDLNFNGKDTIINSNLDYNVLNQYTTVIKAPENVSTNPYWLNHSFEGVYHVDDQMLRGTPENKPAIMISFRLKYEDIEFTVERPLMYKWTDRVDGELYRPFVVLPKVTANIREKVYIFSSNEPENINLTLKSHSNDVSGNIFLELPEGWKTEPASISFNLPNKNTEKDISFKVMPPDNVSTGEVKAIIDMSPPLPLPQSWPDVHRTSSSPKGGQKSKKQAKSLVTIKYPHILTQTLLPEARSKIVKLDVKIKGTSIGYVPGPGDEVPASLEQLGYQVTMLNETFIKESDLSKFDAIITGVRAFNTRKYLKHVNYKLLEYVKNGGTYIVQYNTRHGLVTKDIGPYEIKISRDRVTVEEAPVTFLEPNHPLLNTPNKITENDFNGWVQERGLYFPDEWDEKFTPILAWNDPGEDPKKGSIIVAKYGKGYFIYTGISFFRELPAGVPGAFRLFANMISIGR; from the coding sequence ATGAAACACTTATTTTTAATCGCCAACTGCCTACTGCTACTGCAACTGTCAGCTTCTTCACAAAATGCAGGCGAGCTGCAATTAGCATTAAAAAAATTGACCGTGTTAGGGAGCGTGCTTTATATTGCCGCCCATCCGGATGATGAGAATACAAGGCTCATTGCCTGGTTCGCCAATGAAAAGTCCGTAAGAACTGCGTATCTTTCAATCACCAGGGGGGATGGAGGCCAAAATCTCATCGGAAACGAAAAAGGGCCCCTCATGGGAGTTTTAAGAACAAACGAATTGCTTGAAGCCAGGAAAATAGATGGTGGGCAGCAATTTTTTACACGGGCCGTTGATTTCGGTTATTCAAAATCATCAGAGGAAACTTTTCAAAAATGGGAAAAAGATAAGATCCTGTCCGATGTAGTATGGACGATCAGAAAATTTAAGCCGGATGTAATTATTACAAGGTTTCCAGCTACTGAATATGCCGGCCATGGCCACCACGGTGCATCAGCCATGCTTGCTGAGGAGGCATTTGAAAAAGCTGCCGATCCTGAAGCTTACCCGGAACAGTTGAAATACGTTGATGTATGGCAAGCTAAAAGACTTCTGTTCAATACAAGCACCTGGTGGATCAAAGACCTGGCGGAAAAAGCCAAAGGTTCAGATGATTACATCATGATAGATGTTGGTACTTTTAATCCGGTTCTTGGGAAATCTTATTCGGAATTAGCCTCTGAAAGCAGGACCATGCACAAAAGCCAGGGATTCGGTTCATCTAAAAGACGAGGTTCAAAAATTGAATATCTTGAACATGTATATGGGGCCAGAGCCAAAGGAAATATATTAGACGGAATAGATACCACCTGGAATCGTGTTAAGGAAGGGAAAGAAATTGGCAAATTATTAACTGAAGTACTCAACCAATTTGACCATTACAACCCGGATAAAAGCATACCTCAACTCGCTAAAGCATACAAATTGATCAACAATATTTCTGATCCTTTTTGGAAAGCTGTAAAGCTTAAAGAAATTAAAGGAATTATTATTGCCTGTGCAGGGATTTGGATGGAAGCCGTTGCTGATGATTATAGCGCTTCAAGCAGTGATGATGTGATAGTCACGGCATCTATTGTTAACAGAAGCAATACAAAGATTATATTGGATGATCTGAACTTTAATGGAAAAGACACCATCATTAACAGCAACCTGGATTATAATGTATTAAACCAATATACTACAGTCATTAAAGCCCCGGAAAATGTTAGTACAAACCCGTATTGGTTAAACCACAGCTTTGAGGGAGTTTATCATGTGGATGATCAAATGTTAAGGGGGACGCCTGAAAACAAGCCAGCAATAATGATTAGCTTCAGGTTAAAATACGAGGATATTGAGTTTACCGTTGAAAGGCCTTTGATGTATAAATGGACAGACCGGGTTGACGGGGAACTTTACAGGCCTTTTGTGGTGCTTCCGAAGGTCACTGCCAATATCAGGGAAAAGGTCTATATCTTTTCATCCAATGAGCCGGAGAATATTAACTTAACCCTCAAATCTCACAGCAACGATGTATCCGGAAATATTTTCCTTGAACTTCCGGAGGGATGGAAAACAGAACCTGCCTCTATATCTTTTAACCTGCCAAATAAAAATACAGAGAAGGATATTTCCTTTAAAGTTATGCCTCCGGACAATGTTAGTACCGGAGAAGTGAAAGCGATCATTGATATGAGCCCCCCTCTCCCCCTCCCACAATCCTGGCCCGATGTCCACCGGACATCGTCCTCCCCAAAGGGGGGACAGAAGAGTAAAAAGCAAGCCAAAAGCCTTGTTACGATTAAATATCCTCACATATTGACGCAAACTCTTTTGCCGGAAGCCAGGTCAAAGATTGTGAAATTAGACGTAAAAATAAAAGGTACTTCAATCGGGTATGTTCCCGGGCCGGGAGACGAGGTCCCTGCAAGCCTTGAGCAATTGGGATACCAGGTAACCATGCTAAATGAGACTTTCATTAAGGAGTCAGACCTATCCAAATTTGATGCGATCATTACCGGGGTCAGGGCTTTTAACACGCGTAAATATCTAAAGCATGTCAATTACAAATTACTGGAGTATGTTAAAAATGGAGGTACTTATATCGTACAGTATAATACAAGACACGGATTGGTTACCAAAGATATAGGGCCCTATGAAATAAAGATCTCAAGGGACCGGGTAACTGTTGAAGAAGCGCCTGTAACTTTCCTTGAGCCAAACCACCCTTTGCTGAATACGCCAAATAAGATAACAGAAAATGATTTTAATGGATGGGTACAAGAGCGGGGATTATATTTTCCTGACGAATGGGATGAGAAATTCACGCCCATACTTGCGTGGAATGATCCCGGTGAGGATCCTAAAAAGGGAAGTATTATTGTGGCAAAATATGGCAAAGGATATTTCATATATACCGGTATTTCGTTTTTCAGAGAACTCCCTGCCGGAGTACCGGGCGCCTTCAGGCTTTTTGCCAACATGATTTCAATTGGGAGATAA
- a CDS encoding T9SS type A sorting domain-containing protein — MGNLIYELSQQKNSNESLKVDFSNQPNGIYYVKIKTKEGILTREIVLMR, encoded by the coding sequence ATGGGCAATTTAATTTACGAATTATCCCAACAAAAAAATTCAAATGAATCACTTAAAGTGGATTTTTCTAATCAACCAAATGGAATATATTACGTAAAAATTAAAACTAAAGAAGGTATTTTAACCAGGGAAATTGTTTTGATGAGATAA
- a CDS encoding putative toxin-antitoxin system toxin component, PIN family encodes MHNVVLDTNVVISSIINVGYSNKVLYQLIAPRKITLHISTPILDEYIKVLSRPKFTKFKNFKTNSDFILSNIYKVGRKFTPDIELDVIKDKSDNKFIELAVFSKANFIITGNTKHFTIKEYKDIKIISPKEYWENFGKK; translated from the coding sequence GTGCATAACGTAGTTTTAGATACAAATGTTGTTATTTCATCCATAATTAATGTCGGGTATTCTAATAAGGTCCTTTACCAATTAATTGCCCCCAGGAAAATTACCCTACACATTTCTACCCCAATATTAGATGAATATATTAAAGTTCTTTCAAGGCCTAAATTTACCAAATTCAAAAACTTTAAAACTAATTCAGATTTTATTTTATCAAACATTTACAAAGTAGGAAGAAAATTTACTCCTGATATCGAATTAGATGTGATTAAAGATAAATCTGACAATAAGTTCATTGAATTAGCAGTTTTTTCAAAAGCAAATTTTATTATCACTGGAAACACAAAACATTTTACAATTAAAGAGTATAAAGATATTAAGATTATTTCACCAAAAGAGTATTGGGAAAATTTCGGAAAAAAATAA
- a CDS encoding YjbQ family protein — MKSYTEHLWFGTEERIEFVNITDKVESAVKKSGVREGFVLVNAMHITASVYINDAESGLIADYKNWLHELVDVNKSYKHNLTGEDNAYAHLMRTIMGREVVVAITDGNLDFGPWEQIYYAEFDGMRKKRVMVKIIGD, encoded by the coding sequence ATGAAATCATACACAGAACATCTTTGGTTTGGCACAGAGGAAAGAATCGAATTTGTAAATATTACAGATAAGGTTGAAAGTGCGGTTAAAAAAAGTGGGGTCAGGGAAGGCTTCGTTTTAGTGAATGCCATGCACATAACCGCTTCAGTTTACATTAATGATGCGGAATCAGGCTTAATAGCAGATTATAAAAATTGGCTGCATGAATTGGTGGATGTAAACAAAAGTTACAAGCATAATTTAACCGGGGAAGATAATGCCTATGCACACTTAATGAGAACCATTATGGGTAGAGAAGTGGTGGTGGCAATAACCGATGGTAATTTAGATTTTGGCCCCTGGGAGCAGATCTATTATGCAGAATTTGATGGAATGAGGAAAAAAAGGGTTATGGTGAAAATTATTGGAGACTAA
- a CDS encoding T9SS type A sorting domain-containing protein, with amino-acid sequence MGNLIYELSQQKNSNESLKVDFSNQPNGIYYVKIKTTDGIVTNKIVLIR; translated from the coding sequence ATGGGCAATTTAATTTACGAATTATCCCAACAAAAAAATTCAAATGAATCACTTAAAGTGGATTTTTCTAATCAACCTAACGGAATATATTACGTAAAAATTAAAACCACAGATGGAATTGTAACTAATAAAATTGTGTTAATTAGGTAA
- a CDS encoding GH3 auxin-responsive promoter family protein, whose amino-acid sequence MGIKACLSKPFASLIARNIKNWSNKPVETQDKVFKKLVIAAKDTLFGQEHDFGSIRDHQDFKERVPVRNYEALSGYFNKIIEGQENVLWKGKPIYLSKTSGTTSGAKYIPITKGSLRNHLNAARDALLLYIAQTGKTGFVDGKMIFLQGNPELDKTGNIPVGRLSGIVAHHVPVWLQKNRMPSYSINCIEDWEAKVDAIVEETLKEDMRLISGIPPWVQMYFDKLIERSGKQNIAEIFPNFSLFVHGGVNYQPYQKSIENTIGKSIDVIETYPASEGFIAYQDSFTAESLSGDSAGSVGLLLLLNNGIFYEFIPANEYFSKNPTRLSIGEVEIGVNYAIILSTNAGLWGYSIGDTVQFVSKNPYRLIVTGRIEHYISAFGEHVIASEVEAALLAVAKEESVSITEFTVAPQVNPPAGETPYHEWYIEFNDPPMDIAAFAKRVDERLCEKNIYYNDLITGSVLKPLKIREMKKNAFRKYMKSKGKLGGQNKVPRLANDRNIADELEVWIE is encoded by the coding sequence ATGGGCATTAAAGCTTGTTTAAGCAAACCCTTTGCCTCCCTTATAGCCCGCAACATAAAAAACTGGTCGAATAAACCTGTTGAAACCCAGGATAAAGTCTTTAAAAAATTAGTTATCGCAGCAAAAGATACCCTTTTCGGCCAGGAACATGATTTTGGTTCAATCAGAGATCACCAGGATTTCAAAGAAAGGGTTCCGGTTCGTAATTATGAAGCGCTTTCCGGTTATTTCAATAAGATCATCGAAGGGCAGGAAAATGTGTTGTGGAAAGGCAAGCCCATCTATTTGAGCAAAACATCAGGAACAACCTCAGGGGCAAAATACATCCCAATCACTAAAGGGTCATTGCGCAATCACCTCAACGCTGCCAGGGATGCTTTGCTGTTATATATTGCCCAAACGGGTAAAACCGGCTTTGTCGATGGCAAAATGATCTTTCTGCAAGGCAATCCGGAGTTGGATAAAACAGGCAATATTCCGGTTGGGAGGCTTTCGGGCATTGTAGCTCATCATGTTCCTGTCTGGCTGCAAAAGAACAGGATGCCTTCGTACAGCATCAACTGTATTGAAGATTGGGAGGCAAAAGTGGATGCGATTGTGGAGGAAACCTTAAAGGAGGATATGAGGCTGATCAGCGGCATACCTCCCTGGGTTCAGATGTATTTTGATAAATTGATCGAAAGATCAGGAAAGCAAAACATAGCTGAGATCTTTCCAAATTTCTCTCTTTTTGTTCATGGAGGTGTAAATTATCAGCCTTACCAGAAAAGCATTGAAAATACAATAGGCAAAAGCATTGATGTGATTGAGACCTATCCTGCCTCTGAAGGATTTATTGCCTACCAGGATTCGTTTACTGCAGAGTCCCTTTCAGGAGACTCTGCTGGGTCTGTTGGTTTGTTATTGCTCTTAAACAACGGCATTTTTTATGAATTTATTCCTGCCAATGAATATTTTTCAAAAAATCCTACCCGTTTATCAATCGGAGAAGTAGAAATTGGTGTAAACTATGCTATTATCTTAAGCACCAATGCAGGGCTTTGGGGTTATTCGATTGGAGATACGGTGCAATTTGTTTCAAAAAACCCATATAGATTGATCGTTACCGGAAGAATCGAGCATTATATCTCAGCTTTTGGAGAACATGTAATAGCATCTGAAGTAGAAGCGGCCTTGCTTGCTGTCGCAAAAGAGGAAAGTGTAAGCATAACAGAATTTACGGTTGCGCCACAGGTGAATCCTCCTGCCGGAGAGACCCCTTACCATGAATGGTATATTGAATTTAATGATCCACCCATGGATATTGCTGCTTTTGCTAAAAGAGTAGACGAAAGGTTATGTGAAAAAAATATATATTACAACGACCTGATAACCGGGAGCGTACTTAAACCCCTGAAAATCAGGGAAATGAAAAAAAATGCTTTCAGAAAATATATGAAGTCTAAAGGTAAATTGGGCGGTCAAAACAAGGTACCGAGATTGGCAAATGATAGAAATATTGCTGATGAATTGGAAGTTTGGATTGAATAG
- a CDS encoding DUF2283 domain-containing protein: protein MKLHYYKDTDSLYIDLNSKPGVDSQEIVNGLVIDFDENGNIVGIDIQDASEKLDLKTFEMVSLPTQETKLA from the coding sequence ATGAAATTACATTACTATAAAGATACAGATTCTTTGTATATAGATTTAAACTCTAAACCTGGTGTTGATTCACAGGAAATTGTTAATGGGCTTGTTATTGATTTTGATGAGAATGGTAATATTGTAGGGATAGATATTCAGGATGCATCGGAAAAGCTTGATTTAAAAACATTTGAAATGGTGTCATTACCAACTCAAGAAACAAAACTAGCCTAA
- a CDS encoding methyltransferase domain-containing protein — protein sequence MWYNKWFNSPYYHLLYKHRDEDEAKLFIDNLEDYLQLKPGDKILDMPCGRGRHAVYLNKKGYDVTGIDLSEENIKYATSPPKSPQRGDFPPQLPKGKGDGKVPPLGGFRGAGGGAGGAGFYVHDMRNVYKSHYYDYILNLFTSFGYFEEDTDNVKVIKSAAQALVSGGKLIIDFMNTNRVINSLVTSETIKVENISFNLKRNFEDGFIVKKINFQADGRKYQFEEKVKAITKDEFLSYFKQVGLMLEDVFGDYRLNDFDEKGSDRMIFVLRK from the coding sequence ATGTGGTACAATAAATGGTTTAATTCCCCATATTATCACCTTCTTTACAAACACAGAGATGAGGATGAGGCAAAATTGTTTATTGATAACCTGGAAGATTATTTACAACTCAAGCCCGGTGATAAGATCCTGGATATGCCATGCGGCAGGGGTCGCCATGCTGTTTATCTCAATAAGAAAGGATATGATGTTACTGGAATTGACCTGTCTGAAGAAAATATTAAATATGCAACCAGCCCCCCTAAATCCCCCCAAAGGGGGGACTTCCCGCCCCAATTGCCCAAAGGGAAAGGGGATGGCAAAGTCCCCCCTTTGGGGGGATTTAGGGGGGCTGGTGGGGGGGCTGGTGGAGCTGGTTTCTATGTACACGATATGCGGAATGTATATAAGTCTCATTATTATGATTATATTTTGAATTTGTTCACATCATTTGGCTATTTTGAGGAAGACACAGACAATGTAAAAGTAATAAAAAGTGCAGCACAGGCATTGGTCAGTGGAGGTAAGCTGATCATAGATTTTATGAATACAAACAGGGTGATAAATAGCCTGGTAACATCAGAAACAATAAAAGTGGAAAACATATCATTCAACCTGAAAAGAAATTTTGAAGATGGCTTTATTGTAAAAAAAATTAACTTTCAGGCAGACGGCAGAAAATACCAATTTGAAGAAAAAGTCAAAGCCATTACAAAAGACGAGTTTCTGTCTTATTTTAAACAGGTGGGATTGATGCTTGAAGACGTGTTTGGTGATTACCGGCTTAATGATTTTGATGAGAAGGGTTCTGATAGGATGATCTTTGTTTTAAGAAAATAA
- a CDS encoding zinc permease, with translation MLIITFISLFLAAILGGLVVFLIPKVDFQKFKLILTFSGAFLFSITVTHILPELLSLQPGTNPAKIGIFILVGFFLQLILEFFSYGIEHGHIHHNKSDHHNNLVPYILLISLSVHSLLEGAILINPASVNTPDLFTFWQMEQSDIPPVPPSYSGEIHIGIDMNTVLYGIILHKIPAAFALMSVLLYRLANVTFAIILLSIFALASPIGMAVSNLLIDLISGNTFIIIMAIVSGSFLHISTTILFEASPDHRFNWVRLLFAVLGAMMAIFTLFIL, from the coding sequence ATGCTGATAATAACTTTCATTTCACTTTTTCTGGCAGCTATTCTGGGAGGGCTTGTCGTTTTTCTTATTCCTAAAGTTGATTTTCAAAAATTCAAGCTCATTTTAACTTTCAGTGGAGCATTTCTTTTTTCTATCACGGTTACTCATATTCTGCCCGAACTTTTATCCCTGCAACCCGGTACAAATCCAGCTAAAATTGGCATTTTTATTCTTGTAGGATTTTTCTTACAGTTGATCCTTGAATTTTTCTCTTACGGAATTGAGCATGGTCATATCCATCACAATAAAAGCGACCATCACAACAACCTGGTTCCCTATATATTATTGATATCTTTGAGTGTTCATTCACTGTTAGAAGGCGCCATACTTATTAATCCGGCTTCTGTAAACACACCTGATCTCTTTACATTCTGGCAAATGGAGCAAAGCGACATCCCGCCTGTCCCCCCGAGTTACTCGGGGGAGATTCATATCGGGATAGATATGAACACTGTATTGTATGGCATTATACTCCATAAAATACCTGCTGCTTTTGCACTTATGTCGGTTCTTTTATACCGGCTTGCCAATGTTACCTTTGCGATCATTCTTTTAAGTATATTTGCTTTAGCATCTCCAATAGGAATGGCTGTTAGCAATCTGCTCATTGATCTGATCTCGGGGAATACTTTTATTATTATTATGGCAATTGTTTCAGGCAGCTTTTTGCATATTTCCACCACCATTCTCTTTGAAGCCAGTCCCGATCACCGTTTTAATTGGGTAAGGCTTTTGTTTGCTGTATTGGGGGCTATGATGGCAATTTTTACTTTGTTTATTTTGTGA